One window of the Doryrhamphus excisus isolate RoL2022-K1 chromosome 10, RoL_Dexc_1.0, whole genome shotgun sequence genome contains the following:
- the stx17 gene encoding syntaxin-17, with protein sequence MAEETTKLTLRRLEAPIHKFIKVALPTDLERLHKHHNNILKYQQSQQWDRLHREHINASRTVQQLRANIREMEKLCSRVRTEDASALERLVAPVKDRAAAAARDFLQLHSNPAPQPTPSSPPSDSCETSSSRAGDEAEEPVCGWQVQSQLPEIPTEENAAESWENLEEDLKELSGMVTTFSALVHSQQEKIDSIEDNVNTVAANVEEGTKSLGKAAGYKLAVLPLAGALLGGVLGGPLGLLAGFKAAGVAAAVGGGALGFAGGNLVQKHRKGLLQLQMKQLTAPPPPLEAGSCEDK encoded by the exons ATGGCGGAGGAAACCACTAAGCTGACACTGAGGCGCCTGGAGGCCCCCATACACAAGTTCATTAAAGTGGCTCTACCCACCGACCTGGAGAGGCTGCACAAACACCACAACAACATACTGAAG TACCAACAAAGCCAGCAATGGGACCGCCTTCATCGAGAACACATCAACGCCAGTCGTACTGTTCAG CAGCTGAGGGCAAACATCCGAGAGATGGAGAAGCTGTGCAGCCGCGTCCGCACGGAAGACGCCTCGGCTCTGGAGAGGCTCGTCGCGCCGGTCAAGGACAGGGCGGCGGCCGCCGCGCGAGACTTCCTGCAGTTGCACTCCAATCCCGCACCTCAGCCTACGCCGTCTTCGCCGCCGTCCGACAGTTGTGAGACGAGCAGTTCACGTGCTGGCGATGAGGCGGAGGAGCCCGTTTGTGGATGGCAGGTTCAGTCTCAGCTACCAGAGATCCCTACAGAGGAAAATGCGGCCGAGTCCTGGGAGAACCTGGAGGAG GATTTGAAGGAGCTGAGTGGTATGGTGACAACCTTCTCTGCGCTCGTCCAC TCCCAGCAGGAGAAGATTGACAGCATCGAGGACAACGTCAACACAGTCGCCGCCAACGTGGAGGAGGGGACCAAGAGCCTGGGGAAG GCGGCGGGCTACAAGTTGGCGGTGCTTCCCTTGGCCGGCGCGCTACTGGGCGGCGTCTTGGGGGGTCCGCTGGGCCTGCTGGCCGGCTTCAAAGCCGCAGGTGTGGCCGCCGCGGTCGGGGGCGGCGCACTGGGCTTCGCGGGAGGCAACCTGGTCCAAAAGCACCGCAAAGGTCTGCTGCAACTGCAGATGAAACAGCTGacggcgccgccgccgccgttgGAGGCGGGGTCGTGCGAGGACAAGTGA
- the erp44 gene encoding endoplasmic reticulum resident protein 44 isoform X1: MKLSAILPFLCDRIICITLLVMGLSTPGQTEITSLDSGNIDDVLNNAGVSLVNFYADWCRFSQMLHPIFEEASNIAREEFPDTKQVVFARVDCDQHSVIAQRYRITKYPTLKLFRNGMMMKREYRGQRSVAAIADFIRQQQVDPVKEIHSLEELKAVDRSKRNIVGYFEKKDSDNYHSYEKVANILRDDCVFMAAFGSASESERFSGDNVIYKPVGESVPDMVYLGSLTNFDLTYAWAQDKCVPLVREITFENGEELTEEGIPFLILFHLKEDNESLEKFQHEVARQLISEKGSINFLHADCDKFRHPLLHIQKTPADCPVIAIDSFRHMYVFPDFRDIDVPGRLRQFVLDLHSGKLHREFHHGPDPTDSTPGQEESDVASSPPGSSFQKLAPSETRYTILRRDRDEL, translated from the exons gTGATGGGCCTTTCCACTCCGGGACAAACAGAAATCACCAGTCTGGACTCGGGCAACATTGACGACGTCCTAA ACAACGCTGGGGTTTCCTTAGTCAACTTTTATGCAGACTG GTGCAGATTTAGTCAGATGCTCCATCCCATTTTTGAGGAGGCGTCGAACATCGCGCGGGAGGAGTTTCCCGACACCAAGCAAGTGGTGTTTGCACGCGTGGACTGTGATCAACATT CGGTCATCGCCCAGCGCTACCGCATCACCAAGTACCCCACGCTCAAGCTGTTCCGCAACGGGATGATGATGAAGCGGGAGTACAGGGGTCAGAGGTCGGTGGCGGCCATCGCAGACTTCATACGCCAGCAGCAGGTGGACCCTGTGAAAGAGATTCACTCGCTGGAGGAGCTGAAAGCTGTGGAT AGAAGCAAAAGGAACATCGTAGGTTACTTTGAGAAAAAGGACTCGGACAACTACCACTCCTATGAAAAAGTTGCCAACATCCTTCGAGACGACTGCGTCTTCATGGCTGCTTTTGG TTCAGCATCCGAGTCGGAGCGCTTCAGCGGCGACAACGTCATCTACAAGCCGGTGGGGGAGAGCGTCCCCGACATGGTCTACCTCGGCTCCCTTACCAACTTTGACCTGACCTACGCTTGGGCCCAGGACAAGTGTGTGCCTCTGGTCAGGGAGATCACTTTTGAAAACGGAGAG GAGCTCACCGAAGAGGGGATCCCGTTCCTCATCTTGTTCCATCTCAAGGAAGACAACGAGAGCTTAGAGAAGTTCCAGCATGAAGTAGCCCGACAGCTCATCAGCGAGAAAG GGTCGATCAACTTCCTGCACGCGGACTGCGACAAGTTCCGCCATCCTCTCCTCCACATCCAGAAGACTCCGGCCGACTGTCCCGTGATCGCCATCGACTCGTTCAGGCACATGTATGTGTTTCCTGACTTCAGAGACATCGA TGTTCCCGGCAGACTGAGACAGTTCGTGTTGGACCTTCACTCCGGAAAGCTGCACAGAGAATTCCACCACGGCCCCGACCCCACGGACAGCACGCCCGGACAG GAGGAATCTGATGTGGCCAGCAGCCCCCCGGGGAGCTCCTTCCAGAAACTGGCGCCCAGCGAGACCCGCTACACCATCCTCAGACGGGACCGCGACGAGCTGTGA
- the erp44 gene encoding endoplasmic reticulum resident protein 44 isoform X2 — MGLSTPGQTEITSLDSGNIDDVLNNAGVSLVNFYADWCRFSQMLHPIFEEASNIAREEFPDTKQVVFARVDCDQHSVIAQRYRITKYPTLKLFRNGMMMKREYRGQRSVAAIADFIRQQQVDPVKEIHSLEELKAVDRSKRNIVGYFEKKDSDNYHSYEKVANILRDDCVFMAAFGSASESERFSGDNVIYKPVGESVPDMVYLGSLTNFDLTYAWAQDKCVPLVREITFENGEELTEEGIPFLILFHLKEDNESLEKFQHEVARQLISEKGSINFLHADCDKFRHPLLHIQKTPADCPVIAIDSFRHMYVFPDFRDIDVPGRLRQFVLDLHSGKLHREFHHGPDPTDSTPGQEESDVASSPPGSSFQKLAPSETRYTILRRDRDEL; from the exons ATGGGCCTTTCCACTCCGGGACAAACAGAAATCACCAGTCTGGACTCGGGCAACATTGACGACGTCCTAA ACAACGCTGGGGTTTCCTTAGTCAACTTTTATGCAGACTG GTGCAGATTTAGTCAGATGCTCCATCCCATTTTTGAGGAGGCGTCGAACATCGCGCGGGAGGAGTTTCCCGACACCAAGCAAGTGGTGTTTGCACGCGTGGACTGTGATCAACATT CGGTCATCGCCCAGCGCTACCGCATCACCAAGTACCCCACGCTCAAGCTGTTCCGCAACGGGATGATGATGAAGCGGGAGTACAGGGGTCAGAGGTCGGTGGCGGCCATCGCAGACTTCATACGCCAGCAGCAGGTGGACCCTGTGAAAGAGATTCACTCGCTGGAGGAGCTGAAAGCTGTGGAT AGAAGCAAAAGGAACATCGTAGGTTACTTTGAGAAAAAGGACTCGGACAACTACCACTCCTATGAAAAAGTTGCCAACATCCTTCGAGACGACTGCGTCTTCATGGCTGCTTTTGG TTCAGCATCCGAGTCGGAGCGCTTCAGCGGCGACAACGTCATCTACAAGCCGGTGGGGGAGAGCGTCCCCGACATGGTCTACCTCGGCTCCCTTACCAACTTTGACCTGACCTACGCTTGGGCCCAGGACAAGTGTGTGCCTCTGGTCAGGGAGATCACTTTTGAAAACGGAGAG GAGCTCACCGAAGAGGGGATCCCGTTCCTCATCTTGTTCCATCTCAAGGAAGACAACGAGAGCTTAGAGAAGTTCCAGCATGAAGTAGCCCGACAGCTCATCAGCGAGAAAG GGTCGATCAACTTCCTGCACGCGGACTGCGACAAGTTCCGCCATCCTCTCCTCCACATCCAGAAGACTCCGGCCGACTGTCCCGTGATCGCCATCGACTCGTTCAGGCACATGTATGTGTTTCCTGACTTCAGAGACATCGA TGTTCCCGGCAGACTGAGACAGTTCGTGTTGGACCTTCACTCCGGAAAGCTGCACAGAGAATTCCACCACGGCCCCGACCCCACGGACAGCACGCCCGGACAG GAGGAATCTGATGTGGCCAGCAGCCCCCCGGGGAGCTCCTTCCAGAAACTGGCGCCCAGCGAGACCCGCTACACCATCCTCAGACGGGACCGCGACGAGCTGTGA